The following is a genomic window from Ignavibacteria bacterium.
TGCATTAAATGGGATGGATGCGCTCGAAATGTGCAAGAAGGAAAATTTTGATTTAATCCTGCTCGACATAAAGATGCCAATGATGGACGGTCTTGAGGTTCTTGCCAAACTTATGGAAATGGATAAAGACAATGTTGTGATTATGATTACGGGTCATGGAACCGTAGAGACTGCATTTGAAGCATCGAAACTCGGCGCATATAATTTTTTACAAAAACCGCTGCCTGATTTATATGAACTTAGATTGATAATTAAAAACGCTCTCGATTTTAAGAACGCTAAAAACGAATTAAAGCAAATTAAACATGAGCTCGAAGAAAAATATAAAATTATCGGCAGCAGTCCCGAGATAACTCAGATTAGAGATTTAATTAAAAAATTCGCCGATTCAAGTTCTAATATTTTTATTTATGGTGAGAGCGGAACAGGTAAAGAACTTACAGCTCGCCAAATTCATCTGGCATCTCAAAGAAGTGTTTGCCCGTTTATTAAAATAAACTGTGCAAATCTTAATCCTCTTGAAATCGAGAATGAACTGTTCGGTTATGTTGACAGTTTTGGAATTTATCAGAAAGGAAAATTTGAAGAAGCTCAGGAAGGAACTATTTACTTTGATGAAATCAGCAATCTTTCACCTGAAGTGCAATCACGTTTGTTAAGAGCTCTTGAAGAGAATCAGATTCAGGTTTCTGATAATCGTATTTTAAAACTCAACATAAGATTTATTTTCACGTCCAACAAAGATATCCCAAGCGAGATTGAAGAAAAGAAATTCAGAGACGACTTATTTCACCGCATAAATGTACTGCAGATAAATATTCCTCCTTTGCGTGATAGAGTTGAAGATATTCCTGAATTAATTGAATATTATTCGTTGCTACTTTGCAAAATGAATAATATATCTGTTAAAAAATTCTCAGATGACGCAATTGAGCTTTTAAAAGATTATCGCTTTCCGGGCAACGTTCGAGAGTTGAAAAATTTGATAGAACGATTAATAATTACAATCGATAAAAAGAAAATTTCTGCTGATGATATCGAAGTTCCCGGCACTAAGCATACGCGTGTTATCTCGGATCTGATTAATAAAAACCTTTCTCTCAACGACTTCCAGAACGAATCTGAAAAGCTTTTCCTTATGAAAATGCTCAATGATTATCAATATAACATCACACAAACCGCCGAGGCGCTGCAAATACAACGCAGCCACCTTTATAAGTTAATGAATAAATACAATATTCCGCTTCCTTCAAAACGCACCGCAGAATAATTGATTTATTAAATTTTGGAACGAAATTTGCATTTTAATGTGTTGGAAAATTATGATTTTTCGATACATTCTAAATATTGTTTTTATAATAATTTGTATCACTGAAGTTGCCTTGTCTCAATACGCTCCCGAAGAAGAATGGAATGCCCGTTTCAATGGAACATCCTCAGGAAATGATTATGCATATGACATGGAAGTCGATGCAGAAGGCAATGCTTACGTAACAGGTATTGCATTTATGAATGGAGCGCGCAAGATTGTTACCATAAAATATAATTCACAGAATATTATTATGTGGTTTGCCGAATATAATGGTGCTCCGAATAATTTATCTTCAGAGCAAGTGCACATTAAACTTGATAATTCGGGAAATGTTTACGTAACAGCCGCAACTGATGGAGCAGGTGATGATATTACTTTAATAAAATACAATCCGTTTGGAAATGAACAATGGGTAAAAAAATATAGCGGAGCAGGTTCGTTTGCAGATGAACCACGCGGCCTTGCAATTGATAATTCAGGAAATATTTTTGTCTGCGGAAGAATATGGAATGGAGCAGGCGGAGATGATTATGTAACACTAAAATATAATACTGCAGGGGAGTTACTTTGGAGTAAAACTTATAATGGTACGGGAAATAATAACGACCAGCCGAATTCTATTACAATAAATTTAAATGATGACGTATTTGTGACGGGACAAAGTTTCGGAAACGGAACAGCAAGAGATTATGTGACGATAAAATATAACAGTAACGGCGATGAACAATGGGTTAAAAGATATTCACACTCTGCAAACAGGGATGACATTGCGACAACAATTTTATCAAATGGAAGTGACGTTATTGTAACAGGTTACAGTTATGACTTAATCACACGGAACGACATAGTGACGATTAAATATAATTCAAACGGCGACCAGGTTTGGTCTGCAAGATATAACGGACCCACTGACAGCACTGACAAAGCATATTCAATGACAATCGACCCTGCGGGAAATATTTTTATTGCCGGGGAATCATTCCGAAGCACTGCAAGAAATATGGATATGTGTGCAGTGAAATATAATTCAAATGGAAATCAGCTGCTAACTTTTGTTTATAATCATCCGACTTCAACGTGGATTGATGTTGCGAAGCGTATAACATATGATAACATTGGAAATGTTTATCTGGGTGGACATTCTTGGATAGTGGGGCAGGAATATAATTACAATGTTGTTTGTTTTAAACCTGATGGTGAGTTTTTCTGGAGTATCTTATATAATGGTCCGCGAAACAAGACGGAGCTAATGTATGATATGATTTTATTAAACAACAGATACATTTATGTAACAGGTTACAGCATGGGAAATACTTCAATGAATGATTATGCAACGGTTAAGTATTCTCAACAGGTTGGGATAAATATCGTATCATCTCAAACCCCATCGAGCTATAAGCTTTATCAGAATTATCCTAACCCTTTTAATCCTTCAACAAAAATCGCTTTTGATTTGCCAAAACGGGATTTTGTTTCTTTGAAACTGTATGATGTAACAGGCAAGGAAGTAAAAACTTTGCTAAATGCCGACATGAATATTGGAAAGTATGAATATGAATTAAACGCTTCGGATTTAAATTCGGGAATATATTTTTACACATTGATTACATCAAGCTTCAAAGAGACCAAGAAAATGCTGCTGGTAAAATAAATCAAACATTCTTCTGCCTTAATATTTCATACATAACAACTCCTGCGGATACGGAAACATTGAGAGAGTCGAGTTTCCCTGTCATAGGAATTCTCACAAAATCATCACAATTATCTTTAATAATTTTCCTTATCCCTTTTCCTTCGCTTCCTAATACAAGTGCTATGGGTCTTTTAAAATCCATTTCATAAGTGAATTTCTTTGCCTGCATGTCGGTACCGATAATCCAAAAACCATTATTTTTTAGATATGTAATTGAATTAACCAGATTGGTTTCTTTAGCAATAGGCAGGTAGTTCACTGCACCTGAAGAAGTTTTTATTACCGTATGATTCACTTCCGCAGAGTTATGTCGCGGTATCACAATACCATCAGCACCAAGACAAACTGCAGAGCGAATTACTGCACCCATATTATGCGGGTCGGTGATTTCATCGAGCAAAACCAATAAAGGATTCTGAACTTTCTTGGTGTTTTCAAAAATTTCAGAGAGGGAAGTATATTCAAAATCTTTTATGAAGCATATAACTCCCTGAGTGATGCCTTCGGATTTATTTTTCCTGTCAAAAAATTTTTCAAACTCAAAACCTTTCAGCATCAAAGTATTTATCCTGTTTTTCTCAGCTAATTCTTTTATTTTTAATAGTTTTGGCTCGGGTTTAAGACTTTTTAATAAAACAACCTTGTTAATTTCCTTAGGGTTGGTTTCGAGCATTTCAAGCACAGGATTTTTACCAATTACAATCATTATTTTCTTTTATTGAACAAATCTAATCATAAATACTTTTATATTATATTCACATTTTTTATTTGTTCTAATGCAATGTGGATGTTAAATCTGCATGTGTATCCATTCATAGACGTTCCAAACCATCTTTCGGCTGCGACAATTGTCCGCTATTACGATGAACCGGGAAACAATTTCAAAGATTATTATTCGATTCCCGATAAAATCAAATCAAACACTGCTCATTTATATTTTACAAGCTCAAGTTTGTTTCCTTCGGTGGATTTTGCTAATAAAGTTTATTATTTACTATACGTAATTTTATTTCCTCTTTCGATTTTAATTGTCATAAAAAAACTTAATGGTAACATCTGGTATTCGCTCTTTGCATTTATGTTTGTGTTTAACTTTGAGGTTACGTTTGGATTTGTCGGCTATACTATGTCCGTGCCGTTCCTGATTTTACTTATTTTATTTCTAATAGACTTCTTTGAAACACCGACTTATAAATATACCTTTTATCTGATGTTTCTGAATATATTGCTTTTCTTTTTTCATTTTCAAACCGCAATATATGCATTGGTGATTCTGTTGATATTTAGTTTATATAATTATAAACATTTTTGGGATAATATATTAAAGAAACTGATTGCAATTGTCCCGGTGCTTGTTTTGATGGTAATTTCTTATTCTTCTGATGCATCTCCACATTACCAGGGATTGTTTTCATATTTTCTCGATTACTATTCTTCAACATATTGGATTACTTTTATTGAACGTCTTCGTGATTTCTTCATTCTTGAAAATTTCTTTATGTTTACTCAGGAGTGGGGATGGACTATTGCAACATTTGTTGTGTTATTTATAACTTTCCCAATAGTTTTTCTTTTCTTTAAGAATAAACCTGAACTTATTACAAAATTAAAATCAGGTAATAATATTTATTTCACAATTTTCTTAACAATTTCTTTAATTTTATTTCTTATCTTACCTGATAATTTACCGGGACAGAATGTTGTTTTCCAGAGATTTTCGATTTTTATAATGCTGACTTTGATTATACTCTCAAGTACTTTTGATTTGTCAAAATATGTTAAAAATTACGTTCCTGTGGGAGTAGTGATTGTTTTTATTTACATGGCATTACTTTCAAATTATTTTTTTGAGTTTAAACAGGAAACAAGATATTTTACTGAAGATATTTTTCCTGATGCAAAAAAAGGACAAACTTTATCGGGATTGATTTATGATGGTAAGTACAGAGCAAACTCGGTTTACATACATTATCAGAATTATTACACAATCTGGAAGAAGGGAATTACTTCAAACAGTAATTTAGATTTTAGATATTCATTTATCCGCCGCAAGGTCAGCATGGACTGTCTGCCGCCGTATCTTGCGTGGGTTTCAATGTCGGATAAGTACGATGACAGGTTTAAATATATGGATTACATTATTACACGCGACTCAGCCGAACGAAAAATCACAAATTTTATGAAAATACGAACATCAGGAACGTGGAATTTATATGAAAACGTTTCCGATACCATAAACCATTATGACAGCAAAATTATTTACCCGCCTTTAGGGTATTAGCATTTCAACTTATTCAAAAGCGGAATTTCGCTATATTTACAAATATATTTATCATAATTTTTAATTGAAATCACCTCTAACAACCGTATTATTGTTAATTATTTTCATCTTTTTGGGCTATGTGATTTTTACGCAGGGCACTCAAAAAGAAGAAACATATGATGCTGTTATCGGTTTTGTGCCGTCGGAAAATTCCGATGTTGTGAAAACCAACGCCGATAATCTGGCAAAAATGATAAAAGAAAAAACCGGTCTTCGCGTAAAAATATTTATTTCAACAAGTTACAATACGCTTATCGAAGCAATGAAAGCAAATCAGATTGACTTTGCAACTTTTCCACCTTTTGCTTTCACTGAAGCAGAAAAAATTGCCAATGCAAAATTGCTTTTAAAAACCGTTCGTGATGGCAAAGATTATTATTTTAGTGCAATCATCGTCCGCAAGGATTCGGGAATAGACAGCATTCAACAGCTTAAAGGAAAAACCATTGCATGGGCTCAGCCGACATCTGCAGGTGGATATATTTTTCCGAAAGCAAGCTTGATTAAAAATCACATTCTGCTTGATGACCAGGATAAAACATTTTTTGGTGAAGAGCTGAATGCAGGCGGACACGATGCAGTTGTGCTATCGGTGTTTAATAAAAAAGTTGACGCAGGCGCAACATTTGCAAACGATAACGAGAACATAAGCGGTGCATGGGACAGATATTTGAAAGACCCTGAAGATAAAAAAATGATTAAGGCGATTTATTATACTGAAAAAATCCCGATGGATGTTTTTACGGTGCGTGGAGATTTTGAAGTTTCACATCCTGATGTTACAAAAAAACTTCAAGATTTTTTATTAACGATAGCTGATAGTGAAGAAGGAAAGAAGATTATAAAATCATTTGACCGAGAAAAATTTGTTTTGGCAAAACCTGAAGAATATGATATTGTCCGCGAAGCAGGAAAAATGTTAAACGTTCAACCGGAAAAATGA
Proteins encoded in this region:
- a CDS encoding sigma-54 dependent transcriptional regulator, yielding MSKILIVDDEQSIVDSLSLILKGDNYDVKGALNGMDALEMCKKENFDLILLDIKMPMMDGLEVLAKLMEMDKDNVVIMITGHGTVETAFEASKLGAYNFLQKPLPDLYELRLIIKNALDFKNAKNELKQIKHELEEKYKIIGSSPEITQIRDLIKKFADSSSNIFIYGESGTGKELTARQIHLASQRSVCPFIKINCANLNPLEIENELFGYVDSFGIYQKGKFEEAQEGTIYFDEISNLSPEVQSRLLRALEENQIQVSDNRILKLNIRFIFTSNKDIPSEIEEKKFRDDLFHRINVLQINIPPLRDRVEDIPELIEYYSLLLCKMNNISVKKFSDDAIELLKDYRFPGNVRELKNLIERLIITIDKKKISADDIEVPGTKHTRVISDLINKNLSLNDFQNESEKLFLMKMLNDYQYNITQTAEALQIQRSHLYKLMNKYNIPLPSKRTAE
- a CDS encoding SBBP repeat-containing protein; this encodes MIFRYILNIVFIIICITEVALSQYAPEEEWNARFNGTSSGNDYAYDMEVDAEGNAYVTGIAFMNGARKIVTIKYNSQNIIMWFAEYNGAPNNLSSEQVHIKLDNSGNVYVTAATDGAGDDITLIKYNPFGNEQWVKKYSGAGSFADEPRGLAIDNSGNIFVCGRIWNGAGGDDYVTLKYNTAGELLWSKTYNGTGNNNDQPNSITINLNDDVFVTGQSFGNGTARDYVTIKYNSNGDEQWVKRYSHSANRDDIATTILSNGSDVIVTGYSYDLITRNDIVTIKYNSNGDQVWSARYNGPTDSTDKAYSMTIDPAGNIFIAGESFRSTARNMDMCAVKYNSNGNQLLTFVYNHPTSTWIDVAKRITYDNIGNVYLGGHSWIVGQEYNYNVVCFKPDGEFFWSILYNGPRNKTELMYDMILLNNRYIYVTGYSMGNTSMNDYATVKYSQQVGINIVSSQTPSSYKLYQNYPNPFNPSTKIAFDLPKRDFVSLKLYDVTGKEVKTLLNADMNIGKYEYELNASDLNSGIYFYTLITSSFKETKKMLLVK
- the rlmB gene encoding 23S rRNA (guanosine(2251)-2'-O)-methyltransferase RlmB, whose amino-acid sequence is MIVIGKNPVLEMLETNPKEINKVVLLKSLKPEPKLLKIKELAEKNRINTLMLKGFEFEKFFDRKNKSEGITQGVICFIKDFEYTSLSEIFENTKKVQNPLLVLLDEITDPHNMGAVIRSAVCLGADGIVIPRHNSAEVNHTVIKTSSGAVNYLPIAKETNLVNSITYLKNNGFWIIGTDMQAKKFTYEMDFKRPIALVLGSEGKGIRKIIKDNCDDFVRIPMTGKLDSLNVSVSAGVVMYEILRQKNV
- a CDS encoding phosphate/phosphite/phosphonate ABC transporter substrate-binding protein, yielding MKSPLTTVLLLIIFIFLGYVIFTQGTQKEETYDAVIGFVPSENSDVVKTNADNLAKMIKEKTGLRVKIFISTSYNTLIEAMKANQIDFATFPPFAFTEAEKIANAKLLLKTVRDGKDYYFSAIIVRKDSGIDSIQQLKGKTIAWAQPTSAGGYIFPKASLIKNHILLDDQDKTFFGEELNAGGHDAVVLSVFNKKVDAGATFANDNENISGAWDRYLKDPEDKKMIKAIYYTEKIPMDVFTVRGDFEVSHPDVTKKLQDFLLTIADSEEGKKIIKSFDREKFVLAKPEEYDIVREAGKMLNVQPEK